The segment AGCAGGATCATCACCAGTTCCGCTTGGGCTGCCGCCTCTGCCACGGGCAACACCCGCAATCCTTCCGCCTGGGCCTTGGCTGCTGATTTGCTGCCGGGATACAGCCCTACCGTCACATCCAGGCCACTGTCGCGCAGATTTAACGCATGGGCGTGTCCTTGCGACCCGTACCCGATAATGCTGATAGGTTTGCCCTGTAAGACCCCTAAGTCTGCGTCTGCATCGTAGTACAGCCGAGCCATGCGTCACCTCTGGCGCTTGCCTAAGTCTTTGAGTCCCTCATCATACCAAAGTCTGCGCCCAGACCGACCGGGTTGTTAGACTAAAGCCATGCGGCCCATTTATCTCGACTACCACGCCACGACGCCGTTGGATGAGCGGGTCTGGCAGGCGATGCAGCCCTACTGGCAGTTGCGGTTTGGCAATCCGGCCAGTGCACATCCCTACGGGTGGGAAGCCCAAGCAGCCGTGGAAATGGCCCGCGAACAAGTGGCAGCCGCCCTTAACACCACCCCCGACAGCATTGTGTTCACCAGCGGGGCCACCGAAGCCAATAATTTAGCCATCAAAGGAGTAGCGGCGGCCTACTACAGCCGAGGGCGCCATATCGTGACAGTGCAGACAGAACACCGGGCGGTGCTCGACCCCTGCCGTTACCTGGCAACCTTAGGATTTCGGGTAACAGAATTGCCGGTGCAACCCGATGGGCTCATTGATTTGGAACAGTTGGAAAAGTCCTTAACACCGGAGACCATTTTGGTATCAGTGATGGCCGCGAATAATGAAATCGGCGTGTTGCAACCCCTAGCGGCGATTGGGCGTTTGTGTCGCGAGCGGGGCATTCTATTTCACACAGATGCGGCCCAGGCCATCGGCAAAATTCCGTTGGATGTGCAGGCTCTACACGTTGACTTGCTCTCCCTGACGGCCCACAAAATCGGCGGACCCAAGGGCGTGGGGGCGCTCTACATCCGGCGGGACAACCCACGGGTGCAGCTAGTGCCGCAACTGCATGGCGGTGGGCAGGAACAGGATTTCCGGTCAGGAACGCTGGCGGTGCCCTTGATTGTGGGGCTAGGGGCGGCGGTGCAAATTGCCCTGGCGGAACGGGAGATGGAACAGGCTCGCCTGTTGGACCTGCGCACGTACCTGTGGCGGGAACTGGAGGCGCTGGGGGATGTGGCATTGAACGGAGCCTGGTCGCCGCGCTTGGCTGGGAACCTGAACGTGACATTTCTGGGCGTCAACGGGGCGGAATTGCACAAGCGCTTGCAACCGGTCGTGGCTGTGTCGGCGGGTTCAGCGTGCAGTACGGGGCGGCCTTCCCATGTGTTGCTGGCGCTAGGACGGTCACCGGCACAGGCGGCCAGCTCGGTGCGGTTTGGGCTGGGACGCTGGACAACCAAAGCTGAGATTGAACAAGTGGTGGCCCACTTCCAAACCCTGCTACCGGCGTTGCGCCAGAACCGTTACACTAGGGTGTGATAAGGGGAAGCCCACAGTGACGCTTTGGAAATACATCCTGCGCACCCGCAAGGTTTGGTTACTGGGCCTACTGATGCTGGTGGGCCTGCTGGGGGCTATAGGTGCGGAGCAAGGGCTGGCGGGTCAGGAGTTTGAGTGGCCCCTGGCTTTGTGGCCGTTGGGTTTCACGTTGATTCCGGCTGTGACTATTGTTTTGGCGCTGCTCCAAGGGCTAGGCTGGCTCCCGGATGGGATGCTGGGCTGGGTGGCGCCGCTGGGCATGGTGTACGGTCTGGTAGGTGTCGGATTGCTAGGCTGGCTAGGTTATCGGCGCTGGCGGCGGCTGTAGGGTCGCGCGTCTAGGGGATGAACACAGCAACACAACGCTGGCGACAAGCGGCATTGGCGGGCAGTCTCTGGACGGTGCTGGTCTTGCTGGTGCGGGCGCTAGGCGGGTTGCAATCTCTAGACTTGGCTAGCTACGACCTCTGGTTGCGGCAACGAGGAGGTGGCACCGCTGATGAACGGTTGCTGGTCATTACCGTCACCGATGAGGACTTGCTGCGGCTGGGGCGGGACCAGGTTGGCATTGACATTTGGCAAAAACTGCTGTTTCGGCTGGCGGAGATGCGGCCACGGGTCGTGGCGCTGGAATGGGCGCCCGAACCTGGGTTAACGGCTGCGCAATGGCAGTCCCAATTGCAGCGGCTACAGGCAGCTCATCTGCCAGTGGTGGTGGGGTGCCCGGCGGCTTGGCCCTCCCAGGGGGTTTTCCCGTTGCCGGTAGCTCGTATCGGTGTGCCTCAGGTCTCGAACGCTACGCTGCTGGTGGATGGTCCGGACCTGCGAGTGCGGCGTTACCCCTTGGGGGACGGCTTCCCGAAGGATGGAGCGGCCTGCCAACCCACCCATTCTCTAGGACTGCTGGTGGTCATCCATTCTCTCCATCTCCAGGGGACGACCGTGCGACTGGATGGCCAAACCCTGGTGCTGGGGCAGGGGAAATGGCCGCGTTGGTCGCCTAACAGCGGACCGTACCAGTGGAAATCAGGGCCAGGGTGGCAACTCCCCTTGGCCTATCGTCAGGAGGTGGGGGAGCGTTGGACGCTCTGGCAAGCGTTGCACGACTTGACCCCCGCTCAAGTGCAGGGACGGCTGGTGCTGATTGGCGCCGATTCCCGCGCGGATGGCCAACGGTTTCCCCGCCGCCCGGATGACCAAAAACAGCCGCCAATTGTGTTTCACGCCCAGGCGGTGGCCCAATTACTCGACCAGGCCGCCACCGGTCAACCGGCGGTGCAATTCTGGCCGGAACCCTGGGAATCCTTGTGGATTGTGCTGTGGGGCATTGCGGCAGTCGGGGCTGTCGGCTGGGGTCACCGGCGCTGGTGGTTGGGGTGTAGCGGCGCGGGGCTGATACTTTTAGCTTGGGCTGTCAGCCCCAACACCTGGATACCTCTGGCCGGGCCGCTGTTGGTCTGGGTGGGAATATGGGGGTTTGCGCTGACTAAGTTTGGCAGGCCGTCTCCCAAACTCGCTGCTCCCTCGCCTAAAAGCGATGATTCCACCCAACCCTTCCTACCGACGGGTCAAGCCTGGGAAGGGGTACAAATCGCCGGGCGCTATCTTTTGCAGC is part of the Gloeomargarita sp. SKYB120 genome and harbors:
- a CDS encoding NAD(P)-binding domain-containing protein, which translates into the protein MARLYYDADADLGVLQGKPISIIGYGSQGHAHALNLRDSGLDVTVGLYPGSKSAAKAQAEGLRVLPVAEAAAQAELVMILL
- a CDS encoding protein kinase gives rise to the protein MNTATQRWRQAALAGSLWTVLVLLVRALGGLQSLDLASYDLWLRQRGGGTADERLLVITVTDEDLLRLGRDQVGIDIWQKLLFRLAEMRPRVVALEWAPEPGLTAAQWQSQLQRLQAAHLPVVVGCPAAWPSQGVFPLPVARIGVPQVSNATLLVDGPDLRVRRYPLGDGFPKDGAACQPTHSLGLLVVIHSLHLQGTTVRLDGQTLVLGQGKWPRWSPNSGPYQWKSGPGWQLPLAYRQEVGERWTLWQALHDLTPAQVQGRLVLIGADSRADGQRFPRRPDDQKQPPIVFHAQAVAQLLDQAATGQPAVQFWPEPWESLWIVLWGIAAVGAVGWGHRRWWLGCSGAGLILLAWAVSPNTWIPLAGPLLVWVGIWGFALTKFGRPSPKLAAPSPKSDDSTQPFLPTGQAWEGVQIAGRYLLQRHLGGGGMGDVFLAEDQHLHKPVAVKILTRLPTETTASAYITRRFQREIRITARISNIHIVQVTDSGFVQDQVPFYVMEYLQGQSLGALIRQEAPLSVERTLYILLQVCTGLAAAHSQNIVHRDLKPDNIYLIQGALGEELVKILDFGIARVIEESEFQVTQLTAVGSFLGTYRYASPEQCDGRARLADQRADVYSLGLIAYEMLTATNPFGLPENAPRQQWLRCHVQMAPIPITEQPFGQQIPPRLAQVIMTCLAKRPSQRYADAGQLKRALQEAT
- a CDS encoding cysteine desulfurase, producing the protein MRPIYLDYHATTPLDERVWQAMQPYWQLRFGNPASAHPYGWEAQAAVEMAREQVAAALNTTPDSIVFTSGATEANNLAIKGVAAAYYSRGRHIVTVQTEHRAVLDPCRYLATLGFRVTELPVQPDGLIDLEQLEKSLTPETILVSVMAANNEIGVLQPLAAIGRLCRERGILFHTDAAQAIGKIPLDVQALHVDLLSLTAHKIGGPKGVGALYIRRDNPRVQLVPQLHGGGQEQDFRSGTLAVPLIVGLGAAVQIALAEREMEQARLLDLRTYLWRELEALGDVALNGAWSPRLAGNLNVTFLGVNGAELHKRLQPVVAVSAGSACSTGRPSHVLLALGRSPAQAASSVRFGLGRWTTKAEIEQVVAHFQTLLPALRQNRYTRV